Genomic segment of Gloeocapsa sp. PCC 7428:
ATTTTGCCGCAGCTAGATGCAGAAATAGTCATTGTCATGGCAAGTGCAGATAGTACAGTTTCACAGATCCAAAAGCTGTGGGAACAAACCCCTGTGCTGCGATCGCTTCCGGTTTATCAAGCCAATCAAGTGTATTTTGTTGACTATCATCTCTGGAGTCGAATTACAGGACCAATTGCGACTGAGTTAATGATTCAACAACTCCAGCAATTATTAGATACCTAATTGCATTTACCGCGAGTGTTCCCACTTCCAAAAGTAACTAGAAAACAAGTTAGTGATCGTGTGCGCAACAATTGGCACAAGGAGATTACCCGTGTATAAAGCACTACAACCGAGTAAGAAGCCTACCGCCGTTGCCCAAACGACATAAGGCCATTGCTGAGTAGAACTCATGTGGAGAACGCCAAAACAGATACTCGACACAATCACAGCGGTGATATTGAAGCCAAATGCAGGCAACATGACACCGCGAAACAATAATTCTTCGCTCAGCCCTGGAAGTAGCCCGATCCAAATTAAATCTGCCCAGTGCAAAGGTTTGAGAACCAATTCTAGGTAAAAATCAGCACTACGACGATACCCCGACCAAATGCGGTAGACAACCCAACTGGCGATCGCAATGGTCAACGCGACACCTAATCCCCCAGCGATCGCTATTGATGTCAGGTGAACAGGTAATAAGGCAAAATTACCAAATTGCAACCATAGCTTGGCAATAACCAGTAATAATAATGCAGTAACACCCATGCCAATTAAAATCTGGGTACGCGACAACGGCTGAATGTTGGGTTCAAAATCTGGTTCGGTCACTGTCAGTTAGGATTCAGACGATTGAGGGATGAAATATGAGGGTTAAGCGCGGTGGGTGTAATTCCTGCCTTATGCGCAGCTAATACACCAATTGCTTCTAAGTAAGAGTTTACCTGTACTACTTTAATACCCAATGGTTCTGGCGGAACATAAAGTTTCGTGTGATTTTCTTGTACTGTAATAATTTGTACGCTATCTTGACTAAAACTTAAAACTGTGCTACCTCCGCAAGCCGTTGCGGGAATGATAAGCGCATCAACTTGATTTGCCCAGATATCGTGTGGTGATGATTGCTGCTGATTGGTCACAAACTGCGGGGCACGGCTTAAACCCACAAGGACACTAGGTAAGAATGTATACCCAATTTCCTCAGCAGCCGATCGCGGTGATATATCAGGATCGAGCGGTAACGGTAACAAAGCTGGAGCGTGCGCGCAAGGAACTTGAAATTCGCGGACAACTAAATGACTGATGACAGCTTCGGCACCTGCAAGCGGGTCAACGCCTTGACCGTGACGATATTGCTGTAATGCAGGACTATCCATATCATCGGGAAAACGCGCAACAACCGCGATCGCATCTACTCGCGCTTTATTAATTAAAGTCTCTGCCGCTCGTAGTAAAGTTCCAGGATTTTGAATTGTTCCCCAACTCACACCAGAATTTGATGTACGTAGTTCTACGCCTATGGCTGCATCAGTTACAACATAGTCACTCAAGTTTAATCCCAAAGTAGCGCGGGTAGCATCGGCTGCTTGCAGTTGCCGTAATTGTAAATCTGGTTCGATACCTTGGTCTAAGATGAGACCAATACGGTTTTGACGTACAGGACGTAAACCCCAGCTTCCAGAAGCAAATTGATCGAGTCCGTAGCCTTCTACGTAGAAAACATTGGGTAAAGACCAATACAACTGCGCGCCATTGAGAACATTCGGGTGAGTAATCAGGCGATCCGCGACGGAAGCGATCGCCCTAGCAACTGGCATTGCGTCTCCGGCATATCCGCCAATTGCGGCTCCGATACCAGTTGGTACAATTAAGATAACGGTGTAAGGACGCTGGTTCACTTGAATTTAGAGAGATCAAAGGTCAGGGGTCAGGGATGTGAAAAAAATGTGAAATGGGACACGAAGATGATTCAATTCATACACTCTAAACCCTTAAATTGAGTTTAAATTCTTTTCTCCGACCTCTGACCTCTGATCCCTGACCTCTTCAAGTGTAACAACAGCTTCGACAGTCGCTGTTTGTTGTTGGAGATCTAGCGCTGTAATCGCCCAGCGTAGTGGTTTCCCAGATAGCTGTAATTCAGCCTCAATAACCTTGGGAAGCATTGCAGGAGAATCCTGAAACTTAATTTCAGTGGTAATAAAGTGTGTTTTCATACCGCTTGTTAACTCTTATGCAAAGACGACAAGGTAACTTTAGCTGCGTTGAAATTGACCAAACTGTAAGTCGTAGACTTCATCTTCCTTCTCGGTTTCGATCTTCAAATTGGATCGCGGGTAGGAAACACACAGTAAGGCGTAACCTTTTTGCTGGAGTTCAGGACTAAGACCCATGCCATCGCTTTGTTCTACAGTACCTTCGAGCAGCAAAGCTGCACAAGTTGTACAAACACCAGCATTGCAGGAACTAGGTAGATCTAAGCCAGCAGCACTCGCAGCACGTAAAATAATTTTGTCTTCGGGAACTTCAATCGTATGAGTTTGACCTTGATGCTGAATTTGAACCGTATAAGTTTGAGGCATAAACTAAAAACCGTTTTACTAAACTGCCGAGTTAAATGCAGTCTTGGATCGTGATTAATCACTAACAAGTAATTGTATCTTGAGGGGTCAGGGATCTGAGGTCGGGGATTAGGGGAAGCAGCAAAATTTATGTATCAAACAATGTATCAGGCTTATCTATCACATCTGCTGCTGTCTACCAATATTTCTTTGACACCTATGGGCAAGGCTGGGCAAGGTATTGCCTTGCCCCTTTGACCTCTACAATCTCACAGACCGTATCATTGTCAACTGTAATTGTGGTCATGCGGCGTTAACCTTGCACTAAAAAGATAAAATGGCTGATTTAATGGAGATGAGAATGCTGGAAGAATATCGGCAACACGTCACCCAAAGACAAGCGATGGGAATTCCCCCGTTACCTTTGGACGCACAGCAAACAGCAGATGTATGTGAATTATTAAAAGCACCACCCGCAGGGGAAGAAGAAACTTTATTGCATCTATTACGCGATCGCGTCCCGCCTGGAGTCGATCCCGCCGCCTATGTCAAAGCTGGATTTCTCACGGCGATCGCTAAAGGCGAAACGACAAGCCCGTTAATTTCTCCCACTTATGCAATTGAACTGTTAGGCACAATGATGGGCGGATACAACGTGCGATCGCTTGTGGAATTACTATCCGCAGAGGATGAATTAGCCACAGCAGCGACAACGGCTTTAAGTAAAACTTTACTAGTCTACGACGCCTTTCATGATGTTGAAGAATTAGCAAAAACGAATTCTTACGCGCAAAAAGTTATGCAGTCGTGGGCGGATGCGGAATGGTTTACAGCGCGATCGCCCTTACCTGAAGCGATTACCGTTACCGTCTTTAAAGTTCCAGGCGAAACAAACACCGACGATCTTTCTCCAGCGACACACGCGACAACACGTCCCGATATTCCCTTACACGCGCTAGCAATGCTAGAGTCACGTCTTCCTGGGGCATTAGACACAATTGCCGAATTAAAGCAAAAAGGACATCCTTTAGCGTATGTCGGTGATGTTGTGGGGACAGGATCGTCGCGCAAATCCGCGATTAACTCAGTATTGTGGCACATTGGGCAAGATATTCCGTACGTGCCGAACAAACGCGCAGGGGGATATGTTTTAGGAAGTGCGATCGCGCCGATTTTCTTCAACACTGCTGAAGACGCAGGGGCGTTACCGATTCAGTGCGATGTGACTAAGATGGAAACGGGAATGGTTATTACCATCTATCCCTACAAAGGTGAAATTACCAACGAAGCCGGAGACGTCATTTCTACCTTTAAACTGCAACCTGATACAATAACCGATGAAGTCCGCGCCGGTGGACGCATTCCTTTACTCATTGGGCGCACCCTCACCGACAAAACGCGCATCGCGATGGGATTAGAACCGAGTTCTGTCTTCATTCGTCCGCAGCAACCAATAGATACAGGCAAAGGTTACACCCTCGCGCAGAAAATGGTAGGCAAAGCTTGTGGCTTACCTGGTGTTCGTCCTGGAACATCATGCGAACCGATTATGACAACAGTTGGTTCTCAAGATACCACAGGACCAATGACCCGCGACGAACTTAAAGAACTTGCGTGTCTCGGCTTTAGCGCAGATTTGGTGATGCAGAGTTTCTGTCATACCGCCGCTTATCCGAAACCTGTCGATATTAAAACGCATCACGAACTTCCTGATTTCTTCGCCTCGCGGGGTGGTGTTGCTTTACGCCCTGGCGATGGCATTATTCACTCATGGTTAAATCGGATGCTGCTACCCGACACGGTGGGAACTGGTGGCGATTCGCATACGCGCTTTCCTTTAGGAATTTCCTTCCCCGCTGGTTCAGGATTAGTCGCATTCGCGGCGGCGTTGGGTGTCATGCCATTAAATATGCCAGAATCGGTTTTAGTTCGATTTAAAGGCGAGTTGCAACCAGGCGTGACCTTACGCGATATTGTCAACGCGATTCCTTACGTTGCGATTCAAAAAGGTTTACTCACCGTTGCTAAACAAAACAAGAAAAACGTCTTTTCTGGGCGGATTATGGAAATCGAAGGCTTACCCGATTTAAAAGTCGAACAAGCTTTTGAATTAACCGATGCAACAGCAGAGCGATCGTGTGCAGGTTGTACGATTAAGTTGAGTGTCGAGACAATTTCTGAGTATTTGCGTTCCAACGTCGCGCTGATGAAAAATATGGTGGCGCGGGGTTATCAAGATGCGCGGACGATTATGCGTCGCGTTGCCAAGATGGAACAATGGCTCGCAAATCCAGTATTAATGGAAGCAGATGCAGATGCAGAATATGCAGAGATTATCGAAATTGATTTGAACGAAATCAAAGAACCAATTGTCGCCGCGCCCAACGACCCTGATAATGTCAAATTATTATCTGAAGTCGCTAACGATCCTGTACAAGAAGTCTTTGTCGGTTCGTGCATGACGAATATTGGTCATTACCGCGCTACCGCTAAAGTCTTAGAAGGCGCAGGTTCGGTGCAAACTCGCTTGTGGATTTGTCCGCCAACGCGCATGGACGAAAATCAACTTAAAGAAGAAGGCGTTTACGGTATCTTTGGGGCAGCTGGGGCGCGAACTGAAATGCCTGGTTGTAGTTTGTGCATGGGGAATCAAGCACGAGTTGCAGATAAAACAACAGTCTTTTCTACCTCTACACGCAACTTCAATAACCGCATGGGAAAAGATGCGCGCGTCTATCTCGGTTCAGCAGAATTAGCCGCAGTTTGTGCCTTGTTAGGACGCATTCCTACAGTTGAGGAATACATGGATATTGTTGCGCATAAAATTCATCCGTTTGCTGATGATTTGTATCGCTATCTCAACTTCGATCAAATCGCTGGTTTTGAAGATGAAGGGCGCGTAATTCCTTTAGAAGAAATGCCTAAAATTGAAGACATTTTAGGAATTCCCGCAGGTACATTGTCGTAGATAAATCTAGGTGGGTAATACCCACCTACACATTCTATGTAGTAACTGAGGCTCATAACTTCTATTCAACCGCTTTCTATAAATGTTTGCGAAAGAACTGCATCAGTTCGCGCCAAGCGTCTTCCGCTGCTAAGCGATTGTACGAAGAACGTTCGTTGCAGAAAAATCCATGCTCGGCATCAGGATAAACTTTCAACGTGTACTCTTTACCAAGTTCTTGAAATCGTGTTGCGATTTGGTGAATGCGATCGCGCGAAATAAAAGGATCTCTACCCCCGAAGAACAAATAAATAGGCACTGTAACGTTTTCTACTGCCGTAATCCACTCATCTAAAACCATACCGTAAAAAGGCGCTGCTGCGGCAATTTCAGCCGAAAACTTGCAAGCCGTCAAAAAAGTCAACCCACCACCCAAACAAAAACCAGTGACACCAATTTTATCTGAGTTCGCGTGCGATCGCGTTTTTAAGTAACTTAATGCTGCTTGAAGATCCGCTTCCATAGGCTTACCAAAATCAAGCCGCCACATCATCGCCATAGCCTGCTCTACCTCATCGTAACCAAACTTGTTGTTGAGTTCGCGATAATACAAATCTGGCACAAGAACTATGTATCCTTCTTTTGCAATACGGGCTGCAACATCTTGGATATGCGCAGTTAAGCCAAAAGCTTCCATCAAAAGCAGAACAGCGGGTACGCGATCAAGCGCAACGGGTGTACATAAGAAAGCAGACATCTGTCCATCGGGTGTCTGAATCATCACCTCTGATTGTTCAATTTGCATCATCTTTTCCAGAAAAACCTACTGCTGACAGCTTAAAAAGTTAGCGTGTCAAGACTCTAGAAAAATGTTGCGGAGTTTTGTGATATTCTTGCGGTTAATCTTGTAAAAATTGTTTCGGAGTCACGCCAAGCATACGCTTGAAACATCGCGTCAAATGACTTTGATCGCAAAAGCCAGCGCAAAGAGCAATCTCTGCAATACTCAACTTGCTGTGTTGCAACAGATACTTTGCTTTATCGATTCGGCGCTGCAAGATGTATTGATGCGGTGTAACACCGATACTTTGCTTAAACAACCGCAAAAAGTGATACGGACTCATTTGCGCGATCGCGGCAATTTCTGTTAGTGTCAAATTTTGGTGTAAATGTTCATTGATATAGTCTTTTATAAGAACCAGCTTGGCTAACGATAAACCATCTGAGTAGTTAGAAAGCCTGGGGGATATGGTGCAATAGTTTCGCAGTAGGTGAATTGCTAACACTGTTTTCAGGCTATCAACTAGTAACTGTCCGCCGATTCTACCCGATTCTAATTCGTCTTTTAAGCTTAAAAAAACGCCTTGGACCAGTGCGTCTGGCTGATTCATAAACTGCGGCATTAGTTCGATGCAGTCGGGATTTACCCAATCTTGACCGATGCGTTGGAGAAGTACAGGCTCAAGAGCTAAAACCATAAACTGAACTGGGGTGTTCCAATTACAGCGGTGAGAAATATTGGCAGGGATAATTGCAATGTCTGCGGTATTTCGTGTCTCTTTGCTCAGCTTTCCATCTAACCATCGCTCTCCTGATGAATCGGAAACAGCTTGTTCTGCCAATGGTTGTGGTAGACCACAAGCAATAACGTGCATCGTGTGTTGATGCTCTGCAATCTCAAATTTTGGCTGCTGATAAACTTCCAAGTGAATATCGCTCCAACCGCCGCTTGAGAGAACCGATGGTTGGGGTAACAGTGCATTTGCTGCATTGACTTGGCGATAGTCGATAATTCTAACAGGTTGCGCTGGTAGTCTCATCTTGCGCTCAAATTAAGGGAAAGTTCTATTTTGACATGGCACGTTGTGGCGAGGTTTCCTCGCCACCTTGTCGTGACGGTTTTGTGAGCGAAAGATGCGATCGCACCTACTAATATAAAAATTTTATTCAGCAAATAAAGTCACGCTAGCAGCAACTTATTCACGATTCTGATTTAATATCTTTTTTAACAAAAGTAACCTTTGTTTCCCAGTTTACCACTATTAATTAGTAGAGTTGTTTGACGAGGCTGGTGTGTCTGAACCAAGCGATCTGGAGCTAGTTTTTCTGTCACGGCAGGGAAATAAAACTGCTTTCGGTCAACTGATGTTACGTTATCAACCAATGGTACAGCGCCTCGCTACACGAGCGATCGGTAATAGAGATTTGGCTCAAGAACTCGTGCAAGATGCAATGCTGCAAGCCTATCTTTCACTAGAGAAACTTAATGACCCTACACGGTTTAAGAGTTGGTTCTACGGCATTGTCCTCAATATTTGCCGGAACAAGTTGCGTCGTCGTAAGGTAATCTGTTTTTCGCTTGAGGCAATCGTAGGAAATTTTATTGATGAACCGCCGTCAATCGCTGGGAGTTCACCCGATCCTTAATTAGTGGCAGAACATGAAGAACTTCACACTGCATTACTAGAGGCAGTCGATACTCTCTCTCCAAAGAATCGATCAGCAATTTTGCTGTTCTATTATCAGCAATTCAGCCTACAAGAAGTGGCAAATCGCTTAAATATTTCAGTCAGTGCCGTGAAAGGGCGTTTACACAAATCTCGTCATCAACTGAGAAACCAATTATCACGTCTTCAAGAGCAAATTCAACCCCATTCACCCCAGGAAACTAAAACAATGACCGTCAACACTTCTGCTCAAACAAAGACAGAATTTTGCTGTTCATTTTGTCACAAAAGCCAGGAACAGGTTGACCTTCTTATTGCAGGTCCAGGTGTGTTCATCTGCAATGAGTGTGTCGATATCTGTAATCGAATTATCAGTGGAGAAATTCCTCCACGTCCACTGACTCAGGAGCAAGTAGAGAAATTGCTGAATTTGACCGAGGAGGAAATAGAAGAAGGGTAGAAATCTGCTGATTGGAAGAGAAAATAGAAAAAGTGCAGAATTTGAGTTCTGGTGTCTCTTCTCTAGCTTAGGCAGCATAAGTTAGCGCTTTTTAGGATTGATTGGGGCTGTACAAGATACGTTTACAGAAGCTCGAAGCGGATCGCCTAACCTAAAATTTTATGTTGATGAAATCGAGCGATCGCTATTATATCGACTTCATGCGGCTTGTTTGCAGATAATCTAACTCAATTTTGACAGCATCAAAAGCATGAAAGATCGCATATGGAATTTGAATGGAACCTAGACAAAGCGGCACTAAACCTTGAAAAGCATAGTGTTTCTTTTCAAGAAGCTGCAACTGTATTTGATGATCCTCTGTCTGTAACTTTCCCCGATCCCGATCATTCTCTTGGAGAAAGCCGCTACGTTATTATTGGCGTATCTCGATTCGGACAACTTTTAGTTGTTGCACATACTGACCGAGGCAAAAACGTAAGAATTATCAGTGCCCGAAAAGCTACCAGACAGGAGAGGAGATTTTATGAACAAGGAAGTTGAGAACGAAATGGAAGACGATTTACGCCCTGAGTATGACTTTGCTCAAATGCAGGGAGGTGTTAGAGGCAAGTATGTGAAGCGATATCGTGCAGGAACAAATTTAGTACTTTTAGATCCCGATGTTGCTCAAGCTTTCCCTAATGATATGGCGGTGAATGAGGCGCTGAGAATGTTAATTCAGATTGCCCAGCGCCAGCAACCCAACAGTACGGTGCAGCGACCAGAATAGAAATCTTTGAGTAGGAGACAAACAGCAGAAGGATTTTCCTTGTGTGACGGCTCAATACAGAATTTAATCGCGATCGCTCATGTCATAGCACAGGAGGATTATACAATGCTGACTATCAAAATTAAATTTTAGCGATCGCTATTATCATATCGACTGCGTGCGGCTTCGACTTCAGGAATGTGATTTTCTGCCCAGCGACACAGCGTCGATAATGGTTCAGTTAGCGTTGTCCCTAAAGCTGTTAACGAATATTCCACCATTGGCGGTACGACAGGATAGACTTTACGACTGACAATCCCATCGCGTTCTAAGTTGCGTAATGTCTGCGTCAGCATTTTTTGCGAAATCCCGCCAATTTCTCTTTGCAACTCGCTGTAGCGCTTTGTTCCCTTAGAAAGGCGGTAAATAATAATTGCAGTCCACTTATCGGCAATGAGGTCTAAAACTTGCCGTGAGGGACAGTTTGCATCACAAACGCTGTTATCCTGATTACGCACCATAAGGAATGTATAGCACTTTTCAGTACCTTCTTGTCAAAAAGAGTGAGTAATTGACACAATCATAAAACTACTACAAATATGAGGAATTGAGAAGGGA
This window contains:
- a CDS encoding CPBP family intramembrane glutamic endopeptidase; the encoded protein is MTEPDFEPNIQPLSRTQILIGMGVTALLLLVIAKLWLQFGNFALLPVHLTSIAIAGGLGVALTIAIASWVVYRIWSGYRRSADFYLELVLKPLHWADLIWIGLLPGLSEELLFRGVMLPAFGFNITAVIVSSICFGVLHMSSTQQWPYVVWATAVGFLLGCSALYTGNLLVPIVAHTITNLFSSYFWKWEHSR
- a CDS encoding DUF3326 domain-containing protein encodes the protein MNQRPYTVILIVPTGIGAAIGGYAGDAMPVARAIASVADRLITHPNVLNGAQLYWSLPNVFYVEGYGLDQFASGSWGLRPVRQNRIGLILDQGIEPDLQLRQLQAADATRATLGLNLSDYVVTDAAIGVELRTSNSGVSWGTIQNPGTLLRAAETLINKARVDAIAVVARFPDDMDSPALQQYRHGQGVDPLAGAEAVISHLVVREFQVPCAHAPALLPLPLDPDISPRSAAEEIGYTFLPSVLVGLSRAPQFVTNQQQSSPHDIWANQVDALIIPATACGGSTVLSFSQDSVQIITVQENHTKLYVPPEPLGIKVVQVNSYLEAIGVLAAHKAGITPTALNPHISSLNRLNPN
- a CDS encoding 2Fe-2S iron-sulfur cluster-binding protein, which codes for MPQTYTVQIQHQGQTHTIEVPEDKIILRAASAAGLDLPSSCNAGVCTTCAALLLEGTVEQSDGMGLSPELQQKGYALLCVSYPRSNLKIETEKEDEVYDLQFGQFQRS
- the acnB gene encoding bifunctional aconitate hydratase 2/2-methylisocitrate dehydratase; this encodes MLEEYRQHVTQRQAMGIPPLPLDAQQTADVCELLKAPPAGEEETLLHLLRDRVPPGVDPAAYVKAGFLTAIAKGETTSPLISPTYAIELLGTMMGGYNVRSLVELLSAEDELATAATTALSKTLLVYDAFHDVEELAKTNSYAQKVMQSWADAEWFTARSPLPEAITVTVFKVPGETNTDDLSPATHATTRPDIPLHALAMLESRLPGALDTIAELKQKGHPLAYVGDVVGTGSSRKSAINSVLWHIGQDIPYVPNKRAGGYVLGSAIAPIFFNTAEDAGALPIQCDVTKMETGMVITIYPYKGEITNEAGDVISTFKLQPDTITDEVRAGGRIPLLIGRTLTDKTRIAMGLEPSSVFIRPQQPIDTGKGYTLAQKMVGKACGLPGVRPGTSCEPIMTTVGSQDTTGPMTRDELKELACLGFSADLVMQSFCHTAAYPKPVDIKTHHELPDFFASRGGVALRPGDGIIHSWLNRMLLPDTVGTGGDSHTRFPLGISFPAGSGLVAFAAALGVMPLNMPESVLVRFKGELQPGVTLRDIVNAIPYVAIQKGLLTVAKQNKKNVFSGRIMEIEGLPDLKVEQAFELTDATAERSCAGCTIKLSVETISEYLRSNVALMKNMVARGYQDARTIMRRVAKMEQWLANPVLMEADADAEYAEIIEIDLNEIKEPIVAAPNDPDNVKLLSEVANDPVQEVFVGSCMTNIGHYRATAKVLEGAGSVQTRLWICPPTRMDENQLKEEGVYGIFGAAGARTEMPGCSLCMGNQARVADKTTVFSTSTRNFNNRMGKDARVYLGSAELAAVCALLGRIPTVEEYMDIVAHKIHPFADDLYRYLNFDQIAGFEDEGRVIPLEEMPKIEDILGIPAGTLS
- a CDS encoding dienelactone hydrolase family protein encodes the protein MMQIEQSEVMIQTPDGQMSAFLCTPVALDRVPAVLLLMEAFGLTAHIQDVAARIAKEGYIVLVPDLYYRELNNKFGYDEVEQAMAMMWRLDFGKPMEADLQAALSYLKTRSHANSDKIGVTGFCLGGGLTFLTACKFSAEIAAAAPFYGMVLDEWITAVENVTVPIYLFFGGRDPFISRDRIHQIATRFQELGKEYTLKVYPDAEHGFFCNERSSYNRLAAEDAWRELMQFFRKHL
- a CDS encoding helix-turn-helix transcriptional regulator encodes the protein MRLPAQPVRIIDYRQVNAANALLPQPSVLSSGGWSDIHLEVYQQPKFEIAEHQHTMHVIACGLPQPLAEQAVSDSSGERWLDGKLSKETRNTADIAIIPANISHRCNWNTPVQFMVLALEPVLLQRIGQDWVNPDCIELMPQFMNQPDALVQGVFLSLKDELESGRIGGQLLVDSLKTVLAIHLLRNYCTISPRLSNYSDGLSLAKLVLIKDYINEHLHQNLTLTEIAAIAQMSPYHFLRLFKQSIGVTPHQYILQRRIDKAKYLLQHSKLSIAEIALCAGFCDQSHLTRCFKRMLGVTPKQFLQD
- a CDS encoding BrnT family toxin, translated to MEFEWNLDKAALNLEKHSVSFQEAATVFDDPLSVTFPDPDHSLGESRYVIIGVSRFGQLLVVAHTDRGKNVRIISARKATRQERRFYEQGS
- a CDS encoding helix-turn-helix domain-containing protein; this translates as MVRNQDNSVCDANCPSRQVLDLIADKWTAIIIYRLSKGTKRYSELQREIGGISQKMLTQTLRNLERDGIVSRKVYPVVPPMVEYSLTALGTTLTEPLSTLCRWAENHIPEVEAARSRYDNSDR